Within the Debaryomyces hansenii CBS767 chromosome E complete sequence genome, the region ATTGTATTCCTTGCATTGATCGTTACTAATATCGGCTTTATTTTTCGACTCATCCAAAACAGTCTCATTgttcaattctttattagAAGATTCTGAACAATTCGACCCAGGAGAGTCTTCTATATTTCTATCCTTGTCTCTATACGAATCAGTTTCGCTGCTCATTATAATCTATATGTTTCCTAAGATGagtattcattattatttgagttTTAGCCGCTATGTAGTTGCAAATTTATTCCGCAAATTTTGATCCGATAGTAAcgaaaattttatatacaaTACCATTTTCTTATCTAACATGTTTTCTTCACTAGTTAACAAAAAGCCAACAAAAATACTAGAGATCACAGATTATGTTCCAGTAGTGTTCAAAATACATAAGGCATAATAAAGTTATAAGTGAATCTTACAGATATTAGTTATTGCATAATTTATAGCGTTTAAATCGTAAAGATCAAGGGATcgtaatatatatatatatgtatgGAAACTCAAAAGTAGCTAATTGACAATAAGCCATCTAGTAACCGATAACACAGAATCACCAGTAGGGGTATATGGTATGGGTATATAGTTGAAATATGTGTCGATTATGCTAACATTTACAACATCCAACAATGATGTTACCACAGAATACCCCGAGATTGGTGATGAAACCCTCACCAGTGGATGGGCAACATGAGTCGAATAATCCGAAACAACCAATTAAGTCAATAGCGCACTCTGTGCATTCGTTGGAGTTTCTTTCATATCCGCTTCCTTGTTCACTTATTGTGGCGCTGGTGACATCTGAActgtcatcatcatcatcatcatcatcatcactattattatttctttctttcttttgcGGGACATCCAACTGCATGTCTTGTGTTGCTTTTGGTTCTTGTGATATCGTTCCATCTTCGTTTCCTACGGTAGCCGACGAGTCTGCTTTAGTCTTTTGGTATTggtcaaaatattcttctgcTTCATTTTTTGGAGTAGATTCCGTCAATTTTACTGCTGGGCATGGTTCTGTCATTATTTAGGACATTGATTCACTATCTGTGTGccaatattcaatatttactCTAATTTGGAATGtagtttatttttcaatagaaGTCGCTATAGAAACtatcttcttgataatgAGTTTCGTTAAAATGTaagatgaaaatttcttttgattgTTGTCGACTTGAATGCCTCTATAAACGTCGTCGTTCAAAATATGTCTATAAGTTCCAGAATGTACCTTTCAAGCAAGTAAAATTTTCGATCTGAtcttatttttgattcCGTGTTTCTTCGCACGCAAAGTTGCAAtccaaaattaaaaatattatgaatAAACATGGATAAAGAAGAGTCGAAAATCTATCTAGAAACGCTAACGACgattcaatattaaatacTAGTACTTTTTAATCTACGTTTGGTATTTGTTTAAAATACTGAAGGTCGGCATGATGGGAGTCAAATTCTAGGCTCGGACGCGGCTTAACGCCAGAAGCATAGCGTcaacaatataatttttaaacACAATTTATAAGATACAATTAGGATCATAGAATGTAAGAGTAAGATATTTGAAACATAGATATACTGAAGAAAGCTTGGTTGAAAACTAATTATTGTGGTGAAGATGCAAAAATGTTGCAAATCATGTGATTACACTATATTTCACATCGCTTACTAAAATTGTACTGCTTGTTAGAGTCGGTAGTGGCGAGACATGACAGACAGGAAGGTCGATGTGTTGAAGGAAGATTATCCAGGGATTGAGGCTGATACGTTGCTCGAGTTGTTGGCGGCTTGTGATGGATCAGTGGCTGCGACTAGGTCGATGATCGATGGTTCATTTCCCACTCCACAGCAGAAGCGGAAGGCAGGTGCATTGTATCAGACGTCAATAACGTCCTTGCTTGCACCGgtatcaaaatataaaaagcTCAAGATCGTATCTGGTGGAAAGAAAGTGATTACATTGAATACTGTGGAAGAGGTAGATCAGCATTTATCGCCTTACGTTTCATTCCATAAATCATTCTTGCCACCAGATTTGGCTAATCGGATACTTAAATATCTAATGACTCAAACAGACAAGGTCTCTCCCAATGAGTTTTACTTGTTTGATAATCTTTGTAAAGCTAATCATTCTCTGGGATTTTTTCACACCCCAGACCTCGATACAGAGTACgaaaatttgatttataatgGAAAAAAAAGCAGGTCAAACCTTTATAACAAAGATTTCGAAGACGTGTCAAGGTTTGTTAAGGACTTCATGAATAACAAAATAATACCCAATGTTGAGC harbors:
- a CDS encoding DEHA2E21472p (weakly similar to CA2246|IPF7405 Candida albicans IPF7405 unknown function); this translates as MTEPCPAVKLTESTPKNEAEEYFDQYQKTKADSSATVGNEDGTISQEPKATQDMQLDVPQKKERNNNSDDDDDDDDDSSDVTSATISEQGSGYERNSNECTECAIDLIGCFGLFDSCCPSTGEGFITNLGVFCGNIIVGCCKC